A single genomic interval of Terriglobus albidus harbors:
- a CDS encoding RNA polymerase sigma factor, with translation MPLPTETGQAHFETIYREEAARVLATLIRLLGSFDLAEEVTQEAFTIALQQWPIEGLPANPRAWLISTARHKALDLIRRRASFADKQTELVHFLLPCEHEAPAQEAAMLQAEQPIEDDLLRLIFTCCHPALSQETQVALTLRTLCSLDTEQIARAFLVPVATMQQRIVRAKQKIRDAGIPYRVPSHGDLPQRISAVALTVYLVFNEGYTHNNREFAAEAIRLARLLHRLMPAEAELTGLLALLLLQDSRAAARLSTEGDLVLLQEQDRSLWNRTQIDEGLVLVEEALRQGPPGPYALQSAIAALHAQAQTASATDWPQIAALYTLLYRQQATPIIELNRAAAIAMAYGEEAGLRLLAEIEERGDLKCYGHFYAAKGELLRRLNRRDEAAAAYERALGLVCSKEEQRFLRKRLAELE, from the coding sequence ATGCCGTTACCGACGGAAACCGGGCAGGCCCACTTCGAGACCATCTATCGCGAAGAGGCTGCCCGGGTTCTGGCCACCCTGATCCGCCTGCTCGGCAGCTTTGACCTGGCCGAAGAGGTGACCCAGGAAGCCTTCACCATCGCCCTCCAGCAGTGGCCGATCGAGGGCCTGCCCGCCAATCCCCGCGCCTGGCTGATCTCGACCGCGCGGCACAAGGCGCTGGACCTGATCCGCCGTCGAGCGAGCTTTGCAGACAAACAGACCGAGCTGGTGCACTTCCTGCTGCCTTGCGAACACGAGGCGCCGGCCCAGGAGGCGGCAATGCTGCAGGCAGAGCAGCCGATCGAAGACGATCTGCTCCGCCTGATCTTTACCTGCTGCCACCCGGCTCTGTCGCAGGAGACCCAGGTCGCCCTGACCCTGCGTACCCTTTGTTCCCTAGATACTGAGCAGATCGCACGCGCCTTCCTGGTTCCGGTCGCCACCATGCAGCAGCGCATCGTCCGCGCCAAACAGAAGATCCGCGATGCCGGCATTCCCTACCGGGTTCCGTCGCACGGCGATCTGCCACAGCGGATCTCCGCTGTGGCGCTGACCGTCTACCTGGTCTTCAATGAGGGCTATACCCACAACAACCGCGAGTTTGCCGCAGAGGCCATCCGTCTGGCCCGCCTGCTGCACCGGCTGATGCCCGCCGAGGCTGAACTGACCGGGCTGCTCGCTCTCCTCTTATTGCAGGACTCGCGCGCTGCGGCCCGCCTCTCCACGGAAGGCGACCTTGTCCTTTTACAAGAGCAGGACCGCAGTCTGTGGAATCGCACCCAGATCGACGAGGGTCTGGTGCTCGTGGAAGAAGCTCTACGGCAGGGACCGCCCGGCCCCTATGCGCTGCAGTCAGCCATTGCTGCCCTGCATGCCCAGGCGCAGACCGCCTCAGCCACCGACTGGCCGCAGATCGCAGCGCTCTATACCCTGCTCTATCGCCAACAGGCCACACCGATTATCGAGCTGAACCGCGCAGCCGCTATCGCGATGGCCTATGGAGAAGAGGCCGGCCTCAGATTGCTGGCCGAGATCGAAGAGCGCGGCGACCTGAAATGCTATGGGCACTTCTATGCAGCGAAGGGTGAGCTGCTGCGGCGGCTTAACCGACGCGACGAAGCCGCCGCAGCATATGAACGGGCACTCGGGCTGGTGTGCTCAAAAGAAGAACAACGATTCCTTAGAAAGAGACTCGCAGAGTTGGAATAA
- a CDS encoding inorganic phosphate transporter produces MTVAVKEGVSQSAALQAKLKRTPGKKSFGVFGAIILAGIVYAGVHVANDLSRVHNLSGWPYILLGLALLIALGFEFVNGFHDTANAVATVIYTHSLDPHVAVIWSGIWNLIGVLTSSGGVAFAVLSLLPIEIILKAGSGAGFAAVFALLLAAIAWNLGTWALGLPASSSHTLIGSMIGVGIANQLMNGSNGASGVDWGQVANVFRALFISPLAGFAFAALMLIILKQVVKDQQLYEAPVGNEPPPFWIRVLLILTCTGVSFGHGSNDGQKGMGLIMLILIGTVPTAYALNHALGFSQTQDFVAVSESAARVFQHYAPQGIEVNDARTVLTAYIRSKELVPDVIPAARRMADEITHQVAPHHQLSDVPDDQQRNVRNDMYIESETLRLLAKSNEEKGVPPFTSADKDTLKNYEEHLDHATKFIPVWVKVAVALALGLGTMVGWRRIVITVGERIGKEHLTYAQGASAEIVAAATIIAADRFHLPVSTTHVLSSGVAGTMLANGSGLRMQTIRNILLAWLFTLPAAALIAGGIYYALRLFVK; encoded by the coding sequence GTGACGGTAGCCGTCAAAGAAGGCGTTAGTCAATCCGCTGCATTACAGGCCAAACTCAAACGCACCCCAGGCAAGAAGAGCTTCGGTGTCTTCGGCGCCATTATTTTGGCGGGAATTGTGTACGCCGGGGTTCATGTCGCCAACGACCTGAGCCGGGTTCATAATCTCAGCGGATGGCCGTACATCCTGCTTGGTCTCGCCCTGCTTATTGCTCTCGGCTTCGAATTCGTCAACGGTTTTCACGACACGGCCAATGCTGTAGCCACCGTCATCTATACCCATTCGCTTGATCCGCATGTTGCCGTGATCTGGTCCGGCATCTGGAACCTGATCGGCGTGCTCACCTCTTCCGGCGGTGTCGCCTTCGCGGTACTCTCGCTGCTTCCCATTGAGATCATTCTGAAGGCCGGTTCCGGAGCGGGATTTGCCGCGGTCTTTGCATTGCTGCTTGCGGCTATCGCCTGGAACCTGGGTACCTGGGCGCTGGGTCTTCCGGCATCCAGCTCGCACACCCTGATCGGATCGATGATTGGCGTGGGCATCGCCAACCAGTTGATGAATGGCTCCAACGGAGCCAGCGGAGTCGATTGGGGTCAGGTCGCCAACGTCTTCCGCGCTCTCTTCATCTCTCCTCTCGCTGGATTCGCCTTCGCCGCGCTGATGCTCATCATCCTTAAGCAGGTGGTGAAGGACCAGCAGCTCTACGAGGCGCCGGTCGGCAACGAACCGCCTCCGTTCTGGATCCGCGTTCTGCTCATTCTTACCTGCACCGGTGTCAGCTTCGGACATGGATCGAACGACGGTCAGAAGGGCATGGGACTCATCATGCTGATCCTGATCGGCACGGTTCCGACGGCCTACGCCCTGAACCATGCTCTCGGCTTCTCGCAGACGCAGGACTTCGTTGCGGTCAGCGAGTCGGCGGCGCGCGTCTTCCAGCACTACGCTCCGCAGGGCATCGAAGTGAATGATGCCAGGACAGTGCTGACGGCATACATCCGCTCCAAGGAACTGGTGCCCGACGTTATTCCGGCTGCGCGGCGTATGGCTGACGAGATCACCCACCAGGTCGCCCCGCACCATCAGCTCTCCGATGTTCCGGACGACCAGCAGCGTAACGTCCGCAACGATATGTATATCGAGAGCGAGACCCTGCGTCTGCTCGCCAAGTCGAATGAGGAAAAGGGTGTTCCGCCCTTCACCTCCGCGGACAAAGACACTCTGAAGAACTACGAGGAGCACCTCGATCACGCAACCAAGTTCATTCCGGTGTGGGTCAAGGTCGCGGTGGCTCTGGCTCTCGGCCTGGGCACCATGGTCGGCTGGCGCCGCATCGTTATCACCGTCGGCGAGCGCATCGGCAAGGAACATCTCACCTACGCTCAGGGCGCCTCGGCGGAGATTGTTGCCGCGGCGACCATCATCGCAGCGGACCGCTTCCATCTGCCGGTGAGTACGACCCATGTGCTGAGTTCAGGAGTGGCCGGAACCATGCTGGCCAACGGGAGCGGCTTGCGTATGCAAACCATCCGCAACATCCTCCTGGCGTGGCTCTTCACTCTTCCGGCCGCGGCGTTGATTGCGGGCGGTATCTACTACGCGCTTCGCCTCTTCGTGAAGTAA
- a CDS encoding YciI family protein, producing MQYLLLIYDNEAKLNALPPAQLVDMYAEYGGLTQSLKNSGQFLAGRQLHPVAQATTVRVKDGKQTVTDGPFAETKEQLGGFYMVEAADLDEAVAIAARIPSARTGSIEVRPLVERPAERKDQN from the coding sequence ATGCAATATCTGCTGCTGATCTACGACAACGAAGCCAAGCTCAACGCCCTTCCCCCGGCGCAACTTGTTGATATGTATGCCGAATACGGCGGCCTGACACAGTCGCTGAAGAACTCCGGCCAATTTCTCGCCGGCCGCCAGCTTCATCCGGTGGCGCAGGCCACGACCGTCCGGGTCAAGGATGGCAAGCAGACGGTCACCGACGGTCCATTTGCGGAGACGAAGGAACAACTCGGTGGCTTTTATATGGTGGAAGCGGCCGACCTCGATGAGGCTGTCGCCATCGCCGCCCGCATCCCCTCCGCCCGTACCGGATCGATCGAGGTCCGTCCCCTCGTGGAACGTCCAGCCGAGCGCAAGGACCAAAACTAA
- a CDS encoding YXWGXW repeat-containing protein, giving the protein MGGNGNTLRISVMAALLALPLAGCRGSSVQAALQEPGAGNPTDSNMAQVPIQGNSQQNEAVTQAQSYQGGQPTAQTYQPAQTQQQPAYQDPNAQYANQDPNAQYANQDPNAQYQDPNQGQYDDDTYQQGADALDDVVADNPPPQLPQYEQPEAPGPDYIWTPGYWYYADTGYYWVPGAWVYPPYVGALWTPGYWGWYGGRYRFYRGYWGPHIGFYGGVNYGFGYIGFGYQGGYWNGPHFYYNRVCNRVPPRATYVYQRNVTVINNTYINNTRVAYYGGRGGINRPPAPQERFAYREQHVRPMTQQLAVQREAMQNRNAFFAANRGRPQVAAVNRPLQADHGFQRPAPNAVNPQWAARQQMVQQRQQQQQQMQQRQQPNQQPQSQAVRGGFGRNPGLVPPGQNPNGQQQNNNRGGFDQQRQQEQQRQQQMMQQRQQTQQQQPNQQPQSQAVRGGFGRNPGLVPPGQNPNGQQQNINRGGFDQQRQQDQQRQQQMMQQRQQTQQEQMQQRQQQQVQEQQQRQADQQRQMQQRQQMDQQRQQQMQQQRQQEMQNQQRSQQMQERQQQMMQQRQADQQRQQQQQMQQQQRMQEQQQRQQQMQQQQRQQMDQQRQQQMQQMRQEQMQQRQQQPQQRMEAPRPQQGGGRPDQPRGGDRGHGR; this is encoded by the coding sequence ATGGGTGGGAACGGAAATACTCTCAGAATCAGTGTGATGGCGGCGTTATTGGCTTTGCCGCTGGCCGGCTGCCGGGGTAGCAGCGTGCAGGCGGCGCTGCAGGAGCCGGGGGCGGGGAATCCTACTGATTCCAACATGGCCCAGGTGCCCATCCAGGGAAACAGCCAGCAGAATGAGGCAGTAACCCAGGCACAAAGCTACCAGGGCGGTCAGCCGACAGCGCAGACCTATCAGCCAGCCCAGACACAACAGCAGCCGGCATATCAGGATCCCAACGCACAATATGCAAACCAGGACCCGAATGCGCAGTATGCGAATCAGGATCCAAATGCGCAATACCAGGATCCCAATCAGGGACAGTATGACGACGACACCTACCAGCAGGGCGCGGACGCGCTTGATGACGTCGTCGCCGACAACCCTCCGCCTCAACTGCCGCAGTATGAGCAGCCCGAGGCGCCCGGACCCGACTACATCTGGACTCCTGGTTATTGGTACTACGCCGATACCGGCTACTACTGGGTGCCGGGTGCGTGGGTGTATCCGCCGTATGTCGGCGCGCTCTGGACCCCCGGCTACTGGGGCTGGTATGGCGGCCGCTACCGCTTCTATCGCGGCTACTGGGGACCGCACATCGGTTTCTACGGCGGCGTTAACTATGGCTTCGGCTACATCGGTTTCGGCTATCAGGGCGGCTACTGGAATGGACCGCACTTTTACTACAACCGCGTGTGCAACCGTGTTCCTCCGCGGGCGACCTACGTCTACCAGCGCAATGTCACGGTGATCAATAACACGTACATCAACAACACGCGTGTGGCGTACTACGGTGGACGCGGCGGCATCAATCGTCCTCCGGCTCCGCAGGAGCGCTTCGCCTATCGCGAGCAGCATGTGCGTCCGATGACGCAGCAATTGGCAGTGCAGCGCGAGGCGATGCAGAACCGCAATGCGTTCTTCGCGGCGAATCGTGGACGTCCGCAGGTTGCTGCGGTGAACCGTCCGCTGCAGGCCGACCACGGTTTCCAGCGTCCGGCTCCGAATGCAGTGAACCCGCAGTGGGCTGCCCGCCAGCAGATGGTGCAGCAGCGTCAGCAACAACAGCAACAGATGCAGCAACGGCAGCAGCCTAACCAGCAACCGCAGAGCCAGGCGGTGCGCGGCGGCTTCGGACGGAATCCTGGCCTGGTGCCCCCGGGACAGAATCCGAATGGGCAGCAGCAGAACAATAACCGCGGCGGTTTCGACCAGCAGCGTCAGCAGGAGCAGCAGCGCCAGCAGCAGATGATGCAACAGCGTCAACAGACGCAACAGCAGCAGCCTAACCAGCAACCGCAGAGTCAGGCGGTGCGCGGCGGCTTCGGACGGAATCCTGGCCTGGTGCCTCCGGGACAGAATCCGAATGGGCAGCAGCAGAACATCAACCGCGGTGGTTTCGACCAGCAGCGTCAGCAGGACCAGCAGCGTCAGCAGCAGATGATGCAGCAACGCCAACAGACGCAGCAGGAGCAGATGCAGCAGCGTCAGCAACAACAGGTGCAGGAACAACAGCAACGTCAGGCTGATCAGCAACGCCAGATGCAGCAACGTCAGCAGATGGATCAGCAGCGTCAACAACAGATGCAGCAGCAACGCCAGCAGGAGATGCAGAACCAGCAGCGTTCGCAGCAGATGCAGGAGCGTCAACAACAGATGATGCAGCAACGGCAAGCTGATCAGCAGCGGCAGCAGCAACAGCAAATGCAGCAGCAACAGCGCATGCAGGAGCAGCAACAACGCCAACAGCAGATGCAACAGCAGCAGCGTCAGCAGATGGATCAACAGCGCCAGCAGCAGATGCAGCAAATGCGGCAAGAACAAATGCAGCAGCGCCAGCAACAACCGCAGCAGCGAATGGAAGCCCCACGTCCGCAGCAGGGAGGCGGACGTCCTGACCAACCGCGTGGCGGAGATCGCGGCCACGGGCGGTAG